Proteins found in one Labrus bergylta chromosome 8, fLabBer1.1, whole genome shotgun sequence genomic segment:
- the efna1b gene encoding ephrin-A1b: MDFVCLVYLTLSISAWFASAERHSVYWNSSNPLFLWDDYTVEVSINDYLDIICPHYSHGEVSLHAAERYVLYMVEKEDYEVCKPHSFDQLRWECSRPFAAHVPEKFSEKFQRFTPFTLGKEFKQGESYYYISKPMHHHGQDCLRLKVDVIGHKSSVKTHLEKSKAEDTGNSMEGGKGKFLAAGGVHNPSTRLPADDPAAMEPNVQRSIGSSGEQLVSFSLLFTMLPVLIALMLQ; this comes from the exons AtggattttgtgtgtttagtgtatTTGACGCTGAGCATCAGTGCTTGGTTTGCGTCTGCGGAGAGACACAGCGTCTACTGGAACAGCTCGAACCCACT CTTCTTGTGGGATGACTACACGGTGGAAGTGAGCATCAACGACTACCTGGACATCATCTGCCCCCACTACAGCCACGGAGAGGTGTCGCTGCATGCGGCCGAACGCTACGTGCTCTACATGGTGGAGAAGGAGGACTACGAGGTTTGCAAACCCCACTCCTTCGACCAGCTGCGTTGGGAGTGCTCGCGGCCGTTCGCTGCCCACGTTCCTGAGAAGTTCTCTGAGAAATTCCAGCGTTTTACCCCGTTTACCTTGGGAAAGGAGTTCAAACAAGGAGAAAGCTATTATTATATCT CTAAGCCGATGCACCACCATGGCCAGGACTGTCTCCGACTTAAAGTAGATGTCATCGGGCACAAAAGCTCCGTAAAGACCCACCTAGAGAAATCCAAGGCTGAAGATACAGGAAACAGCATGGAGGGAGGAAAAGGGAAGTTTCTTGCAGCAGGAGGAGTTCACAACCCCTCCACCCGGCTCCCAGCAG ATGACCCTGCTGCGATGGAGCCAAACGTGCAGAGGAGTATCGGCAGTTCAGGAGAACAGCTggtctccttttctctcctctttacAATGCTTCCAGTCTTAATAGCACTCATGCTACAATAA
- the slc50a1 gene encoding sugar transporter SWEET1 encodes MDTLQLLSWTCIVFTVGMFSTGLNDLKKMRENKSADNIQFLPFLTTCLNNLGWLYYGVLKSDQTIILVNVIGALLQILYIVMYLHYSKQKRLAMSQTLAAGMVLTCGWFYFTTYLPEGETRLSQLGLTCSVITVSMYMSPLTDLVAIVRSGDVQRLSFPLTVATFFTSTSWVLYGLQLGDYFILVPNTPGIFTSLVRLYLFRRFASVSQSTPSYKSMLI; translated from the exons atGGATACTTTGCAGCTTCTGTCATGGACCTGCATCGTGTTTACAGTCGGGATGTTCTCGACTGGACT gAACGACCTGAAGAAGATGCGAGAAAACAAAAGTGCGGACAATATCCAGTTCCTACCTTTTCTCACAACGTGTCTTaa TAACCTTGGCTGGTTGTATTATGGTGTTCTGAAATCAGATCAGACAATCATCCTGGTCAATGTCATAGGAGCCTTGCTGCAGATCCTTTACATCGTCATGTATCTTCATTACTCTAAACAGAAG AGGCTGGCGATGTCCCAGACATTAGCTGCAGGTATGGTACTGACCTGCGGTTGGTTCTACTTCACCACGTATCTTCCTGAGGGGGAAACTCGGCTCAGCCAGCTCGGTCTCACCTGCAGCGTGATCACTGTCAGCATGTACATGTCCCCTCTCACAGACCTG GTAGCGATAGTGCGTAGTGGTGACGTGCAGCGCCTGTCCTTTCCTCTGACTGTAGCCACCTTCTTCACTTCCACCTCCTGGGTCCTCTACGGCCTCCAGCTGGGCGATTACTTTATTTTG GTTCCAAACACGCCTGGAATCTTCACCAGCCTCGTCCGATTGTATCTGTTTCGAAGATTTGCGTCAGTCAGTCAAAGCACACCTTCCTATAAGTCTATGCTGATATGA